One region of Bosea sp. 29B genomic DNA includes:
- a CDS encoding enolase C-terminal domain-like protein — protein MTVVDRIECARLRVLRITDKTRWVFLELAFASGVRGLGEASLNGRERLLVDMALEHLPAWLAGGLLPDFDRPVPLPLAAVATAFDVARRDAGARREGKPLAAALGAPAQARIPLYANINRRTRDRTPSGHAASANDAFAAGFSAVKIAPFDDVTPALSDDVEGRAALQRGLDRIGAVRAVLGSERRLLVDCHWRFAPDLAQRLVEAVREHDLHWLECPVAETPANLALLGQVRRKLNASGTLLAGLEEFSGAPAFLAFADVYDVMMPDMKYVGGVGEMLRTGQALAERGVAVSPHNPTGPVCHAASLHLSAALPGFSMLEVQFDETPLFFDLVQPRLPGFSGGASDLPAGAGLGLDLDEERAKPLCILDLTLRS, from the coding sequence GTGACGGTAGTCGATCGCATCGAGTGCGCGCGGCTGCGGGTCCTGCGCATCACCGACAAGACGCGCTGGGTCTTCCTCGAGCTCGCCTTCGCCTCCGGCGTGAGGGGACTCGGCGAGGCCAGCCTGAACGGACGCGAGCGGCTGCTCGTCGACATGGCGCTGGAGCACCTGCCGGCTTGGCTCGCCGGCGGGCTCTTGCCGGACTTCGACCGCCCGGTGCCGTTGCCGCTCGCGGCGGTCGCGACCGCCTTCGACGTCGCCCGCCGCGATGCCGGGGCCCGTCGCGAGGGCAAGCCGCTGGCGGCTGCGCTCGGGGCGCCGGCCCAGGCCCGCATCCCACTCTACGCGAACATCAACCGGCGCACGCGCGATCGAACGCCCTCAGGCCATGCTGCCAGCGCCAACGACGCATTCGCTGCCGGATTTTCGGCAGTGAAGATCGCTCCCTTCGATGACGTCACGCCCGCTCTGTCCGACGATGTCGAAGGGCGGGCCGCGCTGCAGCGAGGGCTTGACCGGATCGGTGCGGTCCGTGCGGTCTTGGGGAGTGAGCGCCGCCTGCTGGTCGATTGCCATTGGCGCTTCGCGCCAGACCTGGCCCAGCGGCTTGTCGAAGCGGTGCGCGAGCACGATCTCCACTGGCTCGAATGCCCTGTCGCCGAGACGCCGGCCAACCTGGCCTTGCTCGGGCAGGTGCGGCGCAAGCTCAACGCCTCCGGCACGCTGCTGGCCGGGCTGGAGGAGTTCTCCGGTGCGCCCGCCTTCCTCGCCTTCGCCGACGTCTATGACGTGATGATGCCGGACATGAAATATGTCGGCGGCGTCGGCGAGATGCTGCGCACCGGCCAGGCGCTCGCCGAGCGCGGCGTCGCGGTCTCACCACATAATCCGACCGGTCCCGTCTGCCATGCCGCAAGCCTGCATCTCAGTGCGGCGCTGCCGGGGTTCAGCATGCTCGAGGTCCAGTTCGACGAGACGCCGCTGTTCTTCGACCTTGTGCAGCCGCGCCTGCCGGGTTTTTCCGGCGGAGCTTCGGATCTGCCGGCTGGAGCCGGGCTGGGGCTCGATCTCGACGAGGAGCGGGCGAAGCCGCTCTGCATCCTCGATCTCACATTGCGATCATAG
- a CDS encoding GNAT family N-acetyltransferase translates to MLRVRPCEEADHPALAGVMAEMQAHYHVLCPPDAEIRAGLANRPAGTELLVSEHDGAIVGFAAFSAIYPGPGLRPGCFLKEIYVAEAARGLGAGKALLAELARLALERGLGRIDWTAARDDERLLRFYESLGAKQHPEKVFFRLTGEGLARLAER, encoded by the coding sequence ATGCTTCGCGTACGCCCCTGCGAGGAGGCCGACCATCCCGCGCTCGCCGGCGTAATGGCTGAGATGCAAGCGCATTACCACGTGCTCTGTCCGCCCGATGCCGAGATCCGCGCCGGGCTGGCGAACCGACCGGCGGGCACCGAATTGCTCGTTAGCGAGCATGACGGCGCAATCGTCGGCTTCGCCGCCTTCTCGGCGATTTATCCGGGCCCCGGCCTAAGGCCCGGCTGCTTTCTCAAGGAAATCTATGTCGCCGAAGCCGCGCGCGGTCTCGGTGCCGGCAAGGCGCTGCTCGCCGAACTGGCGCGGCTTGCGCTCGAACGCGGCCTTGGCCGCATCGACTGGACGGCGGCACGCGACGATGAGCGTCTGCTGCGCTTCTATGAGAGCCTCGGCGCGAAGCAGCACCCGGAAAAGGTCTTCTTCAGGCTGACCGGCGAGGGGCTTGCCCGTCTTGCTGAGCGCTGA
- a CDS encoding helix-turn-helix domain-containing protein, whose amino-acid sequence MKDVVSDCSIESVMRVLSGRWPTLLLYYLKDGSKRFSELKRDNPTVSHRMLALELRKLEAAGIVRRIDHDGYPRRVDYELTAAGLRLVPLIDALGDWWEEAERGEALLQVA is encoded by the coding sequence ATGAAGGACGTCGTGTCCGACTGTTCGATCGAGAGCGTCATGCGGGTGCTGAGTGGCCGCTGGCCGACCTTGCTGCTCTATTATCTGAAAGACGGAAGCAAGCGCTTCAGCGAGCTCAAGCGCGACAATCCAACGGTCTCGCACCGCATGCTCGCGCTTGAACTGCGCAAGCTGGAGGCAGCCGGCATCGTCCGGCGCATCGACCATGACGGCTATCCGCGCCGGGTCGATTACGAACTGACCGCCGCGGGCCTGCGCCTCGTGCCGCTGATCGATGCACTCGGCGATTGGTGGGAAGAGGCTGAGCGGGGCGAGGCGCTGCTGCAGGTCGCTTAG
- a CDS encoding adenosylcobinamide-GDP ribazoletransferase, with protein MAQTDGDDATQAPTPAWPGWLIATATCIRFYSRLPVPALPGETAHALPDFRLVPRALPFAALAIAAPATLIALLAGLAGVNALLTAALAVTALVVTTGAFHEDGLADSADGLFGGHTPERRLEIMKDSRVGTFGALALGLSLLLRVSALAAILQGAGAWAVSAAVLVAAPWSRVEGIRILATVEPTRRDGASASVGQPERSVLPIAYGLSGIFALLFIVAGALPLAGIVLGLALSALAAFWLSRTAIRLIGGQTGDILGAAQQLGEIAIYLGLAIVIGWGGR; from the coding sequence GTGGCGCAAACCGACGGCGATGATGCGACGCAGGCACCGACGCCCGCCTGGCCGGGCTGGCTGATCGCGACCGCGACCTGCATCCGCTTCTATTCGCGCCTGCCTGTACCGGCGCTCCCGGGTGAGACCGCACATGCGCTGCCGGATTTCCGGCTGGTGCCGCGAGCCCTGCCCTTCGCGGCACTGGCGATCGCAGCTCCGGCGACATTGATCGCGCTGCTCGCTGGGCTTGCCGGCGTGAACGCGCTGCTGACGGCGGCCCTCGCTGTGACCGCCCTCGTCGTGACCACCGGCGCCTTCCACGAGGACGGGCTCGCCGACTCGGCCGACGGGCTGTTCGGCGGACATACGCCGGAGCGGCGGCTGGAGATCATGAAGGACAGCCGCGTCGGCACCTTCGGGGCGCTGGCGCTCGGCCTGTCGCTGCTGCTGCGGGTGAGCGCACTCGCGGCGATCCTGCAAGGCGCCGGGGCATGGGCGGTTTCGGCGGCCGTGCTCGTCGCTGCGCCCTGGTCGCGCGTCGAAGGCATCCGCATCCTCGCTACCGTCGAACCAACCCGGCGCGATGGCGCTTCCGCCTCTGTCGGACAGCCCGAACGGTCGGTGCTGCCGATCGCCTACGGGCTGTCGGGCATCTTCGCCCTGCTCTTCATTGTCGCGGGCGCCCTCCCCCTCGCCGGCATCGTGCTCGGACTGGCGCTGTCGGCGCTGGCGGCCTTCTGGCTATCGCGCACCGCGATCCGCCTGATCGGCGGGCAGACCGGCGACATCCTCGGCGCGGCCCAGCAGCTCGGCGAGATCGCGATCTATCTCGGCCTCGCCATCGTCATCGGCTGGGGCGGGCGATGA
- a CDS encoding DUF1289 domain-containing protein, which yields MSTISSPCIKICVIDPASKLCQGCGRTLQEIAQWSRFSEAERLAIMATLEERLSAQQDGQAPRRSA from the coding sequence ATGAGCACGATCTCGAGCCCCTGCATCAAGATCTGCGTGATCGATCCGGCGAGCAAGCTCTGCCAGGGCTGCGGCCGGACCCTGCAGGAGATCGCGCAATGGTCGCGGTTCAGCGAGGCCGAGCGGCTCGCCATCATGGCGACGCTGGAGGAGCGGCTCAGCGCTCAGCAAGACGGGCAAGCCCCTCGCCGGTCAGCCTGA
- a CDS encoding sulfite exporter TauE/SafE family protein, translating into MIAGIPLNDLIFLAVSLIAAGAVTGLLAGLFGVGGGAVIVPVLYEVFRVIGVPEEVRMPLVVGTSLAVIIPTSIRSYRAHLAKGLVDTSIIKIWAVPVVLGVLGGSFIARYAPPDVFKAVFVAVAFASAMRLLFASDRWKLGDDMPGPFLMRIYGVIIGILSALMGIGGGQLSSLFMTFYGRPIHQAVATSSGLGVLISIPGALGYIYAGWPKMDILPPLSLGYVSFIGFLLFIPTSIWTAPIGARLAHRLSKRRLEVAFGIFLLVVCARFFWSLIA; encoded by the coding sequence ATGATCGCCGGCATTCCTCTGAACGACCTGATCTTCCTCGCGGTTTCGCTGATCGCGGCGGGCGCCGTCACCGGCCTGCTCGCCGGCCTGTTCGGTGTCGGCGGCGGCGCCGTCATCGTGCCGGTGCTCTACGAGGTCTTCCGGGTGATCGGCGTGCCCGAGGAAGTCCGCATGCCGCTCGTCGTCGGCACCTCGCTCGCCGTGATCATCCCGACCTCGATCCGCTCCTACCGCGCACATCTTGCCAAGGGACTGGTTGACACCTCGATCATCAAGATCTGGGCGGTGCCGGTCGTGCTCGGCGTGCTCGGCGGCAGCTTCATCGCGCGCTATGCCCCGCCGGACGTGTTCAAGGCGGTCTTCGTCGCGGTCGCCTTCGCCAGCGCCATGCGCCTGCTCTTCGCTTCGGACCGCTGGAAGCTCGGCGACGACATGCCCGGGCCGTTCCTGATGCGGATCTACGGCGTCATCATCGGCATCCTGTCGGCGCTGATGGGCATTGGCGGCGGCCAGCTCTCCAGCCTGTTCATGACCTTCTACGGCCGGCCGATCCACCAGGCGGTCGCGACTTCCTCGGGCCTGGGCGTGCTGATCTCGATCCCCGGCGCGCTCGGCTACATCTATGCCGGCTGGCCGAAGATGGACATCCTGCCGCCGCTCTCGCTCGGCTATGTCTCCTTCATCGGCTTCCTGCTGTTCATCCCGACATCGATCTGGACGGCGCCGATCGGCGCGCGGCTGGCGCACCGGCTGTCGAAGCGCCGGCTGGAGGTCGCCTTCGGCATCTTCCTGCTGGTGGTCTGCGCCCGCTTCTTCTGGTCGCTGATCGCCTGA
- a CDS encoding tripartite tricarboxylate transporter substrate binding protein, giving the protein MRKFVASFAGALLGFGLLAAQAGPWPERQVTLIVPSAPGDGSDIAARLIGEKLQAALGQPVVVENRMGAGGVVGSAAAAKAAPDGYTLIMGNAGSHGIIPATYKDVPYDAMRDFAPVSLVYRAPNIFLASKKLPVKSLAELVAYAKANPGKLSFASGGNGSSAHMNSEYLKVLTGIEATHVPYRGSGPALNDLVSGQIEFMAVNLPPAIGLAQAGQVTPLAVTTRKRAAALPEVPTVEESGFPGYETVAWFGLLVPAGVPAEIVTRLHAEVVKACADQEIQKKLAVLGGDVVCNTPAEFRTFLAADIARWKEVATAAKISLDPK; this is encoded by the coding sequence ATGCGGAAGTTCGTTGCGTCGTTCGCGGGCGCCTTGCTCGGTTTCGGCCTGCTTGCGGCGCAGGCCGGCCCCTGGCCGGAGCGGCAGGTGACGCTGATCGTGCCGAGCGCGCCCGGCGACGGCTCCGACATCGCCGCCCGGCTGATCGGCGAGAAGCTGCAGGCGGCGCTCGGGCAGCCCGTCGTCGTCGAGAACCGGATGGGCGCCGGCGGCGTGGTCGGCTCGGCGGCGGCGGCCAAGGCGGCACCCGACGGCTACACGCTGATCATGGGCAATGCCGGCTCGCACGGCATCATCCCGGCGACCTACAAGGACGTGCCCTACGACGCCATGCGCGACTTCGCGCCCGTCTCGCTGGTCTACCGCGCGCCGAACATCTTCCTCGCCAGCAAGAAGCTGCCGGTGAAGTCGCTGGCCGAGCTCGTCGCCTATGCCAAGGCCAACCCGGGCAAGCTCAGCTTCGCCTCGGGCGGCAACGGCTCCTCGGCGCATATGAACTCGGAATATCTCAAGGTGCTGACCGGCATCGAGGCGACGCATGTGCCCTATCGCGGCTCGGGCCCGGCGCTGAACGACCTCGTCTCCGGCCAGATCGAGTTCATGGCGGTCAACCTGCCGCCAGCGATCGGGCTGGCGCAGGCCGGACAGGTCACACCGCTCGCCGTGACCACGCGCAAGCGCGCCGCCGCGCTGCCGGAGGTGCCGACCGTCGAAGAAAGCGGCTTTCCCGGCTATGAGACGGTGGCCTGGTTCGGCTTGCTGGTGCCGGCCGGTGTGCCCGCCGAGATCGTGACCAGACTGCACGCCGAAGTGGTCAAGGCCTGCGCCGACCAGGAGATCCAGAAGAAGCTCGCCGTGCTGGGCGGCGACGTCGTCTGCAACACGCCGGCCGAGTTCCGGACCTTTCTCGCCGCCGACATCGCGCGCTGGAAAGAGGTCGCGACGGCGGCCAAGATCTCGCTCGACCCGAAGTGA
- a CDS encoding GntR family transcriptional regulator has product MDATPSLSDSVKDLIRADILAGRLDFGARLRIDELATRYGASHMPVREALRSLVGEGLVAAVANKGARVVTVDAEHIRHLFTIRIAVEVALARQAALAIDRAGLAEVAALEQERLAAVAGGDFAGGVAINQRFHRRIYEAAGNAEGLVLLDRHWLLLAAIWSRYGYRPERLGGVASDHDHIQRALAERDADACGVMTAAHVTKTRQDMLAQLEGHQGRVR; this is encoded by the coding sequence ATGGATGCAACTCCGTCACTCTCCGACTCCGTCAAGGACCTGATCCGTGCCGATATCCTGGCAGGCAGGCTCGATTTCGGCGCGCGCCTGCGCATCGACGAGCTGGCGACGCGCTATGGTGCGAGCCATATGCCCGTGCGCGAGGCGTTGCGCAGTCTGGTCGGGGAGGGGCTGGTCGCAGCAGTCGCCAACAAGGGCGCCCGCGTCGTCACGGTCGATGCCGAACATATCCGTCATCTCTTCACCATCCGCATCGCCGTCGAGGTCGCGCTGGCGCGGCAGGCCGCTTTGGCGATCGACCGGGCCGGGCTGGCCGAGGTCGCGGCGCTGGAGCAGGAACGGCTTGCAGCGGTCGCGGGTGGCGATTTCGCCGGTGGAGTTGCCATCAATCAACGCTTCCACCGCCGGATCTATGAGGCTGCCGGCAATGCCGAGGGGCTCGTCCTGCTCGACCGGCACTGGCTGCTGCTGGCGGCGATCTGGTCGCGCTATGGCTATCGGCCGGAACGGCTCGGCGGCGTCGCCAGCGATCACGATCACATCCAGCGAGCGTTGGCCGAGCGTGATGCTGACGCCTGCGGCGTGATGACTGCGGCCCATGTCACCAAGACGCGCCAAGACATGCTGGCGCAGCTCGAAGGTCACCAGGGGAGGGTGCGGTGA
- a CDS encoding TAXI family TRAP transporter solute-binding subunit, whose amino-acid sequence MLASPGLEAQTPQASTAPPRRMVRPAATEQDKANAWTVGLAAGLLEGAPLRLGAEMARVVDDGQNLHVLPIVTRGATENLNSLLYLRGIDTAIINSDALEEYKAQLPQIRRKITYVLNLFPSELHVFVRPEIQSLQDLAGKKVNFNTLGTAAAYSGPLIFSRLGINAENTFIPHQVALEQMRKGEMAGVVFITSKPVDAFVRGRFEPGFKFLPVAYDSKFEDYYLPAVLEAGEYPGLIKAGERVSTIAVPTALVAFNWAPQTNRYERVARFVDTLFSRVEKLQAPGFDPKWKSINLAATVPGLDRFPAAQDWLDRKAQTQRASQ is encoded by the coding sequence ATGCTTGCATCGCCCGGCCTGGAGGCTCAGACGCCGCAGGCGAGCACCGCCCCGCCGCGACGCATGGTCCGGCCGGCCGCGACGGAGCAGGACAAGGCCAATGCCTGGACGGTCGGTCTCGCAGCGGGACTGCTGGAGGGCGCGCCCCTTCGCCTGGGCGCCGAGATGGCCCGCGTCGTCGACGACGGGCAGAACCTGCACGTGCTGCCGATCGTCACCCGTGGCGCCACCGAGAACCTGAACTCGCTGCTCTATCTGCGCGGCATCGACACGGCGATCATCAACTCCGATGCGCTGGAGGAGTACAAGGCCCAGCTCCCGCAGATCCGCCGCAAGATCACCTATGTGCTCAATCTCTTCCCCTCGGAGCTGCATGTCTTCGTGCGGCCCGAGATCCAGAGCCTGCAGGATCTCGCCGGCAAGAAGGTGAACTTCAACACGCTCGGCACCGCCGCTGCCTATTCGGGGCCGCTGATCTTCAGCCGTCTCGGCATCAATGCCGAGAACACCTTCATCCCGCATCAGGTCGCGCTCGAACAGATGCGCAAGGGCGAGATGGCGGGCGTGGTCTTCATCACCTCGAAGCCGGTCGATGCCTTCGTCCGCGGACGCTTCGAACCCGGCTTCAAGTTCCTTCCGGTGGCCTATGACAGCAAGTTCGAGGACTATTACCTGCCGGCGGTGCTGGAGGCCGGCGAATATCCCGGGCTGATCAAGGCGGGCGAGCGGGTCTCGACGATCGCGGTGCCGACTGCGCTGGTCGCGTTCAACTGGGCGCCCCAGACCAACCGCTACGAGCGCGTCGCACGCTTCGTCGACACCCTGTTCAGCCGTGTCGAGAAGCTGCAGGCGCCAGGCTTCGACCCGAAATGGAAGTCGATCAATCTCGCCGCGACCGTTCCCGGCCTCGACCGCTTCCCGGCAGCGCAGGACTGGCTGGATCGCAAGGCGCAGACGCAACGTGCGAGCCAATGA
- the cobT gene encoding nicotinate-nucleotide--dimethylbenzimidazole phosphoribosyltransferase: MSAMPASGLPFDDIRNLIANMPGPDMAAANIVRARDKELTKPAGSLGRLEEIAEWLAAWQGKAPPRVDRPLVCVFAGNHGVVAQGVSAFPQSVTRQMLENFAAGGAAINQICAAYDLGFKVFDLALDLPTGDFTQEDALDERACVATMAFGMEALAGGADLLALGEMGIGNTTSAAAIFAALYGGGAAQWCGRGTGVDEDGLKRKIAAVEAGLKRHASHLNDPLEVLRRFGGREMAAICGAILAARLQRIPVILDGYVVTAAAAILHALDSSALDHCIAGHLSAEGAHAQALVKLGKQPLLALDMRLGEGTGAALAAGLVKAAAGVHSGMATFAQAQVSQKGE; this comes from the coding sequence ATGTCTGCGATGCCCGCCTCCGGCCTGCCTTTCGACGATATCCGCAACCTCATCGCCAACATGCCCGGCCCCGACATGGCGGCGGCCAACATCGTCCGCGCCCGCGACAAGGAACTGACCAAGCCGGCCGGCAGCCTCGGGCGGCTGGAGGAGATCGCTGAATGGCTCGCCGCCTGGCAGGGCAAGGCGCCGCCGCGGGTCGACCGGCCACTGGTCTGTGTCTTCGCCGGCAATCACGGCGTTGTCGCCCAGGGCGTCTCGGCGTTTCCCCAGAGCGTGACGCGGCAGATGCTGGAGAACTTCGCCGCCGGCGGCGCCGCGATCAACCAGATCTGTGCCGCCTATGACCTCGGCTTCAAGGTCTTCGACCTCGCGCTCGACCTGCCGACCGGGGATTTCACGCAGGAGGACGCGCTCGATGAGCGCGCCTGCGTCGCCACCATGGCTTTCGGCATGGAGGCGCTCGCCGGCGGCGCCGATCTCCTCGCGCTCGGCGAGATGGGCATCGGCAACACCACCTCGGCCGCCGCGATCTTCGCCGCGCTCTATGGCGGTGGTGCGGCCCAATGGTGCGGCCGCGGCACCGGCGTCGACGAGGACGGGCTGAAGCGCAAGATCGCCGCAGTCGAGGCCGGGCTGAAGCGCCACGCCAGCCATTTGAACGATCCGCTCGAAGTGCTGCGCCGCTTCGGTGGCCGCGAGATGGCGGCGATCTGCGGCGCGATCCTCGCTGCCCGTCTGCAGCGCATCCCGGTGATCCTCGACGGCTATGTCGTGACCGCCGCCGCCGCGATCCTGCACGCGCTCGATTCCTCGGCGCTCGACCACTGCATCGCCGGCCATCTCTCGGCGGAGGGCGCCCATGCGCAGGCGCTGGTCAAGCTCGGCAAGCAGCCGCTGCTCGCGCTCGACATGCGCCTGGGCGAGGGGACGGGCGCCGCACTCGCCGCCGGCCTCGTCAAGGCCGCGGCCGGCGTCCATTCCGGCATGGCGACCTTCGCGCAGGCACAGGTCTCGCAGAAGGGCGAGTAG
- a CDS encoding glutathione S-transferase family protein has protein sequence MEPILVYGYPSGTSMGLVAALEWLGQPYKLSRVDMLGEMRDPPYKRLNQRVETPVLITDQGHLLTETMAIAAYLEARDEERRISFDPLSPQAERMHQLMGFLNTGFTGAFSPLWAALELPEPDPDFEAALRRFGRERVIERHDRLEEMLDGSRWLAGDKHSLADGLLAGVARWLEYHEIADISRWPKLQALRRRVESDPAVMFATALENGETPAGKGAFKGHVPLAEVIERYGA, from the coding sequence ATGGAACCGATCCTCGTTTATGGCTACCCGTCCGGCACCTCGATGGGCCTGGTCGCGGCTCTGGAATGGCTTGGCCAGCCCTATAAGCTCAGCCGTGTCGACATGCTCGGCGAGATGCGCGATCCGCCCTACAAGCGGCTCAACCAGCGCGTCGAAACGCCCGTTCTGATCACCGATCAGGGCCACCTACTCACCGAGACCATGGCGATCGCCGCCTATCTCGAAGCGCGCGACGAGGAGCGGCGGATCAGCTTCGATCCGCTCTCGCCGCAAGCCGAGCGGATGCACCAGCTGATGGGCTTCCTCAACACCGGCTTCACCGGGGCATTCAGCCCTCTCTGGGCCGCGCTGGAACTGCCCGAGCCCGATCCCGATTTCGAGGCGGCGCTGCGCCGCTTCGGCCGCGAGCGAGTGATCGAGCGCCACGACAGGCTGGAAGAGATGCTCGACGGCAGCCGCTGGCTGGCCGGCGACAAGCACAGTCTCGCCGACGGCCTGCTCGCCGGCGTGGCGCGCTGGCTCGAATACCATGAGATCGCCGACATCTCGCGCTGGCCGAAGCTGCAGGCCCTGCGCCGGCGGGTCGAGAGCGATCCGGCGGTGATGTTCGCGACCGCACTGGAAAACGGCGAGACGCCGGCCGGCAAGGGCGCCTTCAAGGGCCATGTGCCGCTGGCCGAGGTGATCGAGCGCTACGGCGCCTGA